DNA from Artemia franciscana chromosome 8, ASM3288406v1, whole genome shotgun sequence:
TTACCCATGCTTGCTGCTttccaaagtattttttttgacGTACTTAAGGGTTTAGGTTTTAGGAAAAACCTAAGTCAAAGTTCCCCTCCACTCAAAGGGCACCAGGCCCCTCCCTCTCCCTTTTTCACTTCCTTCCCTCAGAGGCATCCAAGATAGCCATTTCACTCAACATAGCTAAAAAATTCAATAACTAGACCACTGGGGATGACAAAACCCCCCACAAGCCTTGGATAAAGCCTGCATTTTCCACAATTTGTTCATTGGTTGCAAAAGAGATATTTAATTCGCATAGGggtcagtggcgtaatttctaAGACATTTGGGGCAGGGTGGGCAAAATTGGAGCCACTATCTcaataagtaaaattaatgttgaaaacaaaaaaagagctGAATAGCACCGCAAAGGCAGAGgtatatacaaaagaaaattaatatgtttCTCTGGAAGCTTGAATTATGCAGCCTTATTTTAGTTACATTAATATTTTGAAGGAACTATATTCCAGCTTGGGGCAGGCTGGGGTTTGAGGGGGGAAAATGGGGATTTTGGGTGGGGCAAACCACCCCAAATCAAATTACGCTAAAAACACGGGAGACATGTTTGATTCTTGGTTTAAAAAACGATtaggggtattaaggtgaagatGTTCTGGAATCTTAAGTGTCTAGTGTGCAGCTAATTCAAAACATACAGTGTTCATATAGCTGGTAAAAATGGAATATAGTAATATTTTACAAAAGGTTTAGGGTACTGTGTCGAAACTTACCGGATACAATAAGTAGTATGTTCAACTGAACAGAATAGAAAATTTGCATGCTAATGCCACTACCACTACTATGACCACCACTaaagttaagggtattaaggtgaaaactTCAAGGAATGCTGATGGGaacttgaactaaatcaaaacataatgCGTATACAATTGTAAAAGGACACATTACCAATATCTTGAAAACCACTTGGAGTATTATGTTGGAACTGTCAGATATGTGGACGGAGATGCTGAAATAACCGAAGACACTATTTATTTACTGTTATTAATACTTTTACTATTATAATTATAGCCCCCTTTTTGgtcccgttcctatctttaacaaagacaaaactcagattgactatttctttttaatttattaaccagTCATTACAAGATATTATTAGTATGGCACCGGGCTTCATCTTCCATATTTTTAGTAGTTACATCCATTGCCTTCACTTCAAACTTATTTAGTttacattttaatacttttccaTTAATACtttttacatataatccatggaaaaatcccccctcctctATTTTAAACATAAAGTGTTGTCACAAATGTTTCTAGCAGCATTTATAACTTTCTTCCCCATAAAACAATCAGTAATTTAACaaacaatttttctaaaataatttcattaatcTTCTATATTgtcaaatattgaaatttttagtttatagtttACATACTCCCAGAAAGCTTCtctcaaatttatatttttgagtCAATCACTGTTAACAGCAAAAAAATAGCGTTTATATAAATTCTTTTGACAGGCATTTATttaatggctttaaaaaaattcaataaggtTTAGCATGTAAAGATTCTAAGCATTGTTTTAGCTCATGATGCTACCTTGAATTTGTAGAATACTGAAATACGGAGTatgggggttcagttgcacgagtaTCCAGTTATGCAAGAGTTTAGCTGCACGGGCGTTACGTTGAACGGGGATCGGATACATGGGGGCTCAGTTGCACAGGGATTTAGTTACGAGGGTGCTCAATTGCACGGGGTCAAGTTACATGTGGGTTAAGTTAAATGGGGTCGATTTGCACAGGGGTTGAGTTGCAAGAGGATTCCGTTAAATGGGGTTCAGTTTTACAAGTGCTCCGTTAAACAAGGGTTCAGATGCACAGGCTCTCAGTTGAACAAGGATTCAGTACATGAATGAACCTGCAAGGGGTTTCAGTTATATAGGGGCTCAGTTAAAGGGGTTCAGTTGCAAGCGGTTCAGTTACACGGGAATTCAGTTGCAATGGATCTGGCTGTATTATAATACGTCATTATAAGGTTGTAATACATAATCTTATGAAAAATCAAGTAAATCAACTTAGTTATAGAGACTGTGAATGAATAGGCAAATTAACGGTTGATCTTGTTTAGACAACGGGACTTCTTAGGAAAGAATATAAAACTGTGTAGGATTATATCCAATGAAACTAAGAAGGTCAATGTATAATAATTGAATACTTTAAATCACTTGTTCATCTAATTTTCAGGTCCTCTAATTTAAAAGGGTCTTTTCAGAGCACaactgtttaaaatttatataatattgaaaatgaccaaatcaatttaattgccttattttcacCCAGATCATATTCCTTTTAAGGGGAAGTCCCTATTTATTCTGATGATCTGGTAAGTTTTTTTAGCCTCTTTGCTCTTAAATAGTACCTGAAAACTCAAAAGGACGTAATAATTTAAGAGCAGCATAAATGTAGCATAGATGATTTAATTAAAGTTTCCTTTGGAGAAAATCGGTTACTATTAGTATGAATCATTCCTTAACTCTAGTTATTTCATAGGATGTGCTTAGCActgaaaagaaacttttaacTTTGACATACGCTAAAGTGTACAAAGTACTAAGAGATGGAATATTATACTTTTATAACTCTAAATAATTCCTAGAAGATCATTACCTTAATATCGATCAACCGTgatgacaaaacacaaaatcacaaTGAGAAGGCTCAAAAATGTCTATTTTAGGCATTACcttctttaatttctaatagaaGTAACAGGTaagtattcaataataaaagagtttttttcctttactatTAGGGCTGTGTGTATTAGAAACTTGAATTAGTATAATGTGAacaattttcaaacattttacaAGTAAAAACCATCTCAGATTCCGTCTGATAAGAAATGGAGCAAAGGGTCAATCCGGGACATAAAATTGAATTAAGTGGGGCTTAGCCCAGTATTGTACATTTGTCACCTAAAATGTAACCCAATTAACTTGCGGTCCATTTTGTGATCAGCACTTACAGAACAAATACATGGTACATTGGTAGGGTTGGACACCTTAGTCTTTAGCAAGCTTGTCAAAACACAATCTACATGAAACGGAAAAATTagtacttgaaaaaaataaggttaTGCACCTTATAATATAAGTAAGCattttatgagtaaaaaaatgtatgtatccttataaaattatatgcaaTTTAAAGTGGCGTGAATCAAAGCTTGTAAATACAGGTTATAATTAACTGgtaaacaggaaaataaaaaggGCTACACGCCCAATTTTCGAAATTCCGTAAATATAATTgtcagttttaaaaatattttcagttaaaatactttaaaataaaaggaatagaAATAGTTTACCTTTTAAAAGTGTTGTAAAGTCTTACATCAACGTTGAGCCATTTTTCCAGTAACAACCTCTGCTTCACTGCCAGCTTATGTTTTGTATCGTTTGTCCTAACGACTAATGGCACAAAAGTCATCTGTCCTATTCGGGTCCCAAGAATGTTTTTTAAGATAATGActgattcttcaaaatattcagaTATTATTACCAAGTTAAATTGTCGATCAATCTCTTCTATAATTGCTTTAATGGctgtattattttcaaaagaagttTCTTCAAAACCTAGTGTATAAGCGAGCTGATTCCTCCCAAATATCTGGAAACGTTCATTTGTTATTTTACCAGCTTCCAGCTTTTCCAGGAacatttcaaaagaagaaacgtTATAATGGGTTTCCATATGCATAAAATGGAACATAGACTCAAATTGGCAAACAGGATCACACATAATTGTTAAGGAGATAAAATCATTTCCAAGGATATTctttacattttcaaaattccacCGAGTATCTTCAACGAAAATATCGAAACCAGAAATGTAACCATAAATATTTGAGTAGTCGTTCGTAAACGCCAGTGATTCAGTGTTCATATCAAAAAAGATTCCATAGAAGTAAGATATCCTGCAAACAAATAACTATTATAATTAAACCTTGGTCTCTTATCTAGGAGAGACGTGAAGAGTGAGAACTTTCCATTTACAAAAACTCATTTCGAGTTTTGTGTATTATGTTGATTTATCTGCAAGTAGAATGTATTTTGCTAAAACTTTATATGAGTAGCTATAATGGAAAGTGACACTTAATCAGGATGATTTATCGGCCATATATGTGACACAGCAGCCATACTAGAAGTACAAAACCTTGTCAAATCCCATTAGTAACGCAGTGTCAGGCTCAGTGGTGACTTGGATGAGACACGAGTTTTAAGTACTAAATGCTATTGACATGTTTTTAGTTTATCTGGAATTAAAGCAGCTGAGGCGAAAATTAGAGTTGCAAATCTCTACTCCTGTATCTACTCTGTATACTCTAGAATAGACAGTTGATCACCTGAATCTAATAAGTCACCAATGGAGAGTAGTTGACTGTTTTCATTGCTGAGATCAGCATGGCTCGGTGCGAAATGTTACATATAATTTATTTGCAAATAAAACAACCTATGAACTAAAATAATTAAGTATTTAGAGGTCTATACACTATTATCTTACAATTGTAATCGGTATTTTTGTTGGGACTCCACTTCTgcaagtatcatattactcctTAGTAGTATCACTTTTTATAATGCATGCTTCACCATTATCAACTTTTTCTATGGAGCACCTAGATCTCCAAATGACTGCGTTTTGGttaagtaaaataaatcgtTGTAATGCATAAGCCAAAGGCAACGGACAGAGCAAAAACAATCTCGAAATTGtgttctgaaaataaatgaaaaaaatcaaaaagtaaagttttactCCTTTCTCAGTCATTAATTATATCAATCCAATTTCCCTGACATATTCAGATACTAATATTCTAGGGCAATATAATCTACAAGGtatcatttttattgatttctagGTTTCATTACTCCAAATGGCCATTCTAAGCTATCTGAAATGCAGATCCATTAGTTAGGGCGGTTCGTGCATAAATTTTACCACGGAATTTGTCTCCAaagattatcttttttttcagaaggttTGACTTTCAGTTGGTTCAAGAAACTtagctgtttttttaaatttatgcaaATGTTATTGCAAAGCAATGAACACCTGCACATTCCGACATTCAAATGCCTGAATAATGCTAAATGGCTGTATAGGTCTCTTGAAGCATATGTAATTTTAAATACACTTCTAATTGAAACCTATGCGCTTTGTATTTGAACTGTATTTTCTTTCTCATTCTGCTCAACTGTCAAAAGGAcacaaaatttgacatttttgacattctaaaaaaaatcgaTTCTTGGTATTGAagtaattgaaatatttatctTCTAGACATTTGtccaaataaaaaactttttcagtatttttagaAACTTAATTAAATTCTTCAGAGATTGTTTTGATCTATGTATTTCCTTTTTGAGAAAAACTGAAACGACAAGATTTCATATTAGTTAAGTGTTAGGTATGTGTATAAAAATCAGCTTGATTTCAATTAATAACATAACATTGTTTATTATTCTCGTCCTTGGATggcaaataacaaaaaaaatgctcTACCTATGATATGAAATCCTGTTTCTGTCAAAATAATGAAACATTTTGAATCCATGTTAATTTTAGATTTGGGAACGTCCTCTCTTGTGAAAGTCTACTTACCACTAGTAATGTTAAACTTCAACCAGATAGTTTCAAAAGGAACTATCTATTCTAATTGAaccctttatgattcaggggtcttaTTTAAAGTATGGGATCaatgtttgaactttagcgtaaagagtgaggtattgacaagggggcgaaccccctcatattcataataatttcggtttgttttaagttctaattttgcaccttactttcagttgaaaaaaaacaacttttttattatttaactaCATAAGTCAAAGGAATCTCATTTGCTAGTAATTAATAAAAGGCCTACCAAGTCTTTAAATTGACAACTCTGTAAGAATTTCCTGCGGCAGAAATTGGCCCTGCAACTTATGGAGCATAATTCCAACACGCTGTCCACTGTACCACATAGGCCTTAAGGGACctatttttgaaatagtttGTGTTATTCATAAATGATACAGTGAAGAACCATTTCTATAtcccataataataataataataataataataataataataataataataataataataataataataataataataataataacaataataataataataataataataataataataataataataataatataataataataataataataataataataataataataataataataataataataataataataataataataataataataataatgatagataacttcgaagaccacactgcctttccaggacgaaagtataacagttcaaaatattgAAGATACCTTTTCATGCCAGTGAatagatatttttatctttttttttatatcttaaaaaaattttatttataaacaaaaaaattatctgttcactgtcgattaaaaggtttttatccctattttgaactgttatactttaataataatgataataataataataaaaaactacatTGGTAAGACGAAAATGCTAGCAAAATAATGTTTCTGAGAGctgaaatcataaataaaagatttttttttatttgctgtaAAACTGTAATAAGCAAAACAGAGAATCATATACTTTTGTTGttgataaaattaaacaaattgctTAAATATTCTtgcaattattaaataaattcaaaataatactacTGTGACTTCTTGAGCCATTTTTAcaattcataaattaaataaaaaatgattagtTAACATCTTTACTAAGTAGAGCAAAGAATGAGGTaatgaggagggggtaacccccgtcatattcgtaataatttctgttctttttaagttttgatgtttgtCCTAactttgaatttgaaaattctaccagtgaaaaatataaaatacaactTGGATAGTACACAACCATGGAAGTATCCTTTCCACGAAAAATTATCCCCgtgaaaaatcccccagaagAAGATGTTATTCGAGTCTTAGTGCTCCTGTTATTTTTAATCTCAAGatttatagttttattgaagaaaaacaGACATGATGGTATTTTGGGAGCTGAAAATTCTGACTTTTTTAGACCTAATGGGCTCTTCCCCTTACTTTTTATCAGAGGGCTTTCGGACAATATACCCTatcgtttttttctaatttcatagATTCGTCCGTTTTTACTATGTTTCGTACCAAACAGGTAAGATAACATTCAACCATCTAAGGGCCCATTTTGTACTTTTGAGCCCTTCGTGTACTTTCTTACTTTTTATTGGCCTTAAAAACCAGTTTTACATTGTGAAGGATCCTATAACACTCCTGTCATTGAGCTTATAGTCTTACGTATACTTTAACAGCAACCATATTTGTCAAAGgccttatttttattaatttaaatcaagTTTCTGCTAATTAaccttgttttacttttttttactctccTTTAACTCTATTAACCTTACTTTCTTCCCTTAAGAAATACTCCCACAGGTATTCTTTTAGTGACAAAgctttattttatcaattttaatcAAGTTGTTTCTTCTCTTACTGCTCGTTAACGTTGCTTAACGTCTCCGTACAATCTGTTAGCATTCCCGACCTTATTTTGTCAGCTTTACGCATACTCCTGCACAATGACATAATGTTCAAAAGGCTTTCCTTATTAATTTCAACACATTTTTTTCCATATATCAATCCTAAAcctagttttttcagtttttgggtGCACTCTTGTAGCATCTTATTGCCTAAAGGCGTCATTTTAgcattttataattgttttcttGCTTTTCATTGTCCCTAAGCTTTGTTTTATACATTATCCTCCCCTCCTTTAACAGTCCAaaccttaaatttttaatttcctatATCCAGCTATGTTAGCCAAATGGCTTTAAACAGAGAATTATATGCTTTTGTTGTTGATAATATTAAACAAATTGCTTAAATATTCTTGCAATTATTAAGTAAATTCAAGATAATACTACTGTGACTTCTTGAGCCATTTTTacaattcagaaattaaataaaaaatgattagtTAACATCTTCACTAAGTAGAGCAAAGAATGAGGTGATGAGGAGGGAAAACCCccttcatattcgtaataatttctgttcgttttaagttttgatgtttgtcctaactttcagtttaaaaattctaccagtgaaaaatataaaatacaactTGGATAGTACACAACCATGGAAGTATCCTTTCCACGAAAAATTATCCCCgtgaaaaatcccccagaagAAGATGTTATTCGAGTCTTAGTGCTCCTGTTATTTTTAATCTCAAGatttatagttttattgaagaaaaacaGACATGATGGCATTTTGGGAGCTGAAAATTCTGACTTTTTTAGACCTAATGGGCTCTTCCCCTTACTTTTTATCAGAGGGCTTTCGGACAATATACCCTatcgtttttttctaatttcatagATTCGTCCGTTTTTACTATGTTTCGTACCAAACAGGTAAGATTACATTCAACCATCTAAGGGCCCATTTTGTACTTTTGAGCCCTTCGtgtacttttttactttttattggccttaaaaaccagtttttacattgtGTAGGTTCCTATAACACTCCTGTCATTGAGCTTATAGTCTTACGTATACTTTCCCAGCAACCATATTTGTCAAAGgccttatttttattaatttaaatcaagTTTCTGCTAATTAaccttgttttacttttttttactctccTTTAACTCTATTAACCTTACTTTCTTCCCTTAAGAAATACTCCCACAGGTATTATTTTAGTGACAAAgctttattttatcaattttaatcAAGTTGTTTCTTCTCTTACTGCTCGTTAACGTTGCTTAACGTCTCCGTACAATCTGTTAGCATTCCTGACCTTATTTTGTCAGCTTTACGCATACTCCTGCACAATGACATAATGTTCAAAAGGCTTTCCTTATTAATTTCAACACATTTTTTTCCATATATCAATCCTAAAcctagttttttcagtttttgggtGCACTCTTGTAGCATCTTATTGCCTAAAGGCGTCATTTTAgcattttataattgttttcttGCTTTTCATTGTCCCTAAGCTTTGTTTTATACATTATCCTGCCCTCCTTTAACAATCCAaaccttaaatttttaatttcctatATCCAGCTATGTTAGCCAAATggctttattttattaattaccccaggaaaaaaaaaacaaataaactcggaTTCGTGATCTGACTTTTTGCAGAAAAATACAGGTTTCCAATTTTTTGCCGATATGAGCTTTAAACCTATACAGTAACGTTTTCTGATAGGTTGAATCTTAATGTGTAATTTCCATTAAGTacttaagacttttaggggatgttcctCTCTTTTTCCGAAGATCATGCAAAATATTCTCAGGTTCTTGGCTGTTATTGAGTAAGTCTAAAGCTATTGAAAATTGTATACCCGTTCTTTTACTCGCCATTAATCTTCTATTGCTTTTTCGTACATAGGTTTAACGCTGCTAACCTTGGTTAATAATCTTTATCTATACCCCCACACCAGCCATTTTACTCAaacgattttattttattataacaCGGAACTTTTTTAATAATCCGTACCTAAGCCCAGGTTACTGAGTTTTGAGAACATAGTTATACGCTCCTGCTGCCCATAGTCTTAATTCACTATTTTCTAACAATATTCTTTCCTTTTATCGCCCTGATACTTGATTTTTACTTGATTAAACTTGAATGTATATTTTCGTACACTCTTTTAACACCCCTAAACTTAGTTATTCAGCTTCAAGTATACTCCTTTACAAAGCCGTATTAGTGAAAACTAATATATTGCTAATTTCAAACTAGTTCCTTTTTGCATGTATTgctcattagtttttttttaactttccgTACGTATCCTTATGCacataaacttattttttaagctttacGTGTACTCCTACACCAGGTACTATTAGTCAAAAGGCTTTAATTTACTAATTTTGAACAAGTTATTAATTCTTGTTTCGCTCATAAGTCTTGCTTAGACATTTCATATACACTAGTTTGCTCTTACACCTTGCCTAAGTAGtcaaaaggttttattttaataatttctaactctttctttatttctttaattcataATTAACCTTGTTTTCtttccatgaataaaatcatgaattttatcatgaataaaagaaaaaaaacgagtatttgatttttaaggTAAAGCCTTTTCACTGTTATGACTTGGTGTaagagcaaatttaaaatattcatcGATATAAAAACAAGGTTAATgggcaataaaagaaaaaagaacatgatTGAAATTAAGCCTTTAAATAAGCCttgaaataaagttttttgactAGTATGGTTTCGCGAACTGCAGTAATCGTCCTagtgacaaaaagaaataatcagAAAACTGTCTTGACATGCTGAAAACTCAAGAAAAGTGTGCCGAGCGCATGATATTTGtgctagattaaataaaaaaaaacaagtttttttaactgaaagtaaggagcgacattaaaacttaaaacgaacagaaattacttcgtatatgaaagaggctgcttcttcatcaatgccccgctctttacgctaaagttttttactgttttaaaaagaagaattgagagaaagagtcacactttagcgtaaagagcggggctttgatgaagaagcagcctctttcatatacgaagtaatttctgttcgttttaagttttaatgtcactccttactttcagttaaaaaaacttgtttttttttacttaatttctgaacgttttagaattaatggatgtttgattttggctctccgcacataaattattaaaatgaaatttgcatattaattctttttatgggtaaatggctttctcttagttttgatcagacgattttgagaaataaggggtggagaaggaggcctagttgccctccaatttttttagttacttaaaaaaaaaacttaaatattactccgtatatgaaatgagttgtcccctccgcaatccctcgctctttacgctaaagcttttaattgttttaaaaagtagaattgtggcaaaaagtcaaactttagcgtaaagagcgagggattgcggaggggacaactcatttcatatacggagtaatttctgttcgttttaagttttaatgtcgctccttactttcagctaaaaaaaaatagttttttttaaatttaatttctgaacgtttttgaattaatgtatgttgggttttggctctccgcacataaattattaaaatgaaatttgtatattaattctttttttggctaaatggctttctgttagttttgattagacgattttgagaaataaggggtggagaaggaggcctagttgccctccaatttttcggttacttaaaaat
Protein-coding regions in this window:
- the LOC136030624 gene encoding galactosylceramide sulfotransferase-like yields the protein MRKADKIRSGMLTDCTETLSNVNEQISYFYGIFFDMNTESLAFTNDYSNIYGYISGFDIFVEDTRWNFENVKNILGNDFISLTIMCDPVCQFESMFHFMHMETHYNVSSFEMFLEKLEAGKITNERFQIFGRNQLAYTLGFEETSFENNTAIKAIIEEIDRQFNLVIISEYFEESVIILKNILGTRIGQMTFVPLVVRTNDTKHKLAVKQRLLLEKWLNVDVRLYNTFKRSLERRFTKYVREEARILKLTNNAL